The following are encoded together in the Ovis aries strain OAR_USU_Benz2616 breed Rambouillet chromosome X, ARS-UI_Ramb_v3.0, whole genome shotgun sequence genome:
- the HMGB3 gene encoding high mobility group protein B3, whose amino-acid sequence MAKGDPKKPKGKMSAYAFFVQTCREEHKKKNPEVPVNFAEFSKKCSERWKTMSGKEKSKFDEMAKADKVRYDREMKDYGPAKGGKKKKDPNAPKRPPSGFFLFCSEFRPKIKSANPGISIGDVAKKLGEMWNNLSDSEKQPYINKAAKLKEKYEKDVADYKSKGKFDGAKGAAKVARKKVEEEDEEEEEEEEEEEEEEEDE is encoded by the exons ATGGCTAAAGGTGATCCCAAGAAACCAAAGGGCAAGATGTCTGCTTATGCCTTCTTTGTGCAGACATGCAGAGAGGAACATAAGAAGAAAAACCCAGAGGTCCCTGTCAattttgctgagttttccaagaaaTGCTCTGAGAGGTGgaag ACCATGTCCGGGAAAGAGAAGTCGAAGTTCGATGAAATGGCAAAGGCGGATAAAGTGCGCTATGATCGGGAAATGAAGGATTACGGACCAGCTAAGGGAGGCAAGAAGAAGAAGGACCCTAATGCCCCCAAGAGACCACC GTCTGGATTTTTCCTATTCTGCTCTGAATTCCGCCCCAAGATCAAGTCTGCAAACCCTGGCATCTCTATTGGAGATGTGGCGAAGAAGCTGGGTGAGATGTGGAATAACTTAAGTGACAGTGAGAAGCAGCCATACATCAACAAGGCAGCGAAGCTGAAGGAGAAGTATGAGAAG GATGTCGCAGACTATAAGTCTAAAGGGAAGTTTGATGGTGCCAAGGGTGCTGCTAAAGTTGCCCGGAAAAAGGTGGAAGAGGAAgacgaagaggaggaggaggaggaggaggaggaggaggaggaggaagaggatgaataa